One Desulfonatronum thiodismutans DNA segment encodes these proteins:
- a CDS encoding aspartate carbamoyltransferase catalytic subunit, with amino-acid sequence MLWPHKDLLCISQLTAAEILYVFQVARRFAEINTRPVKKVPTLKGKSVILFFVEPSTRTKTSFDIAGKRLSADTYSLAASSSSLRKGENLKDSALTLQAMHPDALVLRHHQSGASEFLARRLSCSVINAGDGWHAHPTQALLDGFTLSEVWGDDMAGKTVLIVGDIAHSRVARSDVLLFTALGARVRICAPRTLLPAGVRQWPVEVFSDLTEACNGVDAVVCLRLQLERQKAGLLPDLREYARTYGLGARHLSKANPGVLVMHPGPMNRGVEIDAALADAENSLILDQVSAGVATRMALLFLFLTRKDATDQGDARGDQVESPQPQSPSLQED; translated from the coding sequence ATGCTTTGGCCTCACAAGGACCTGCTCTGTATTTCGCAATTGACCGCGGCTGAAATCCTGTACGTGTTTCAGGTGGCCCGCCGCTTTGCCGAGATCAATACCCGCCCGGTGAAAAAAGTGCCGACGCTCAAGGGCAAGAGCGTCATCCTGTTTTTCGTCGAACCAAGCACACGGACCAAGACATCCTTCGACATCGCGGGAAAGCGGCTCTCCGCTGACACCTACTCCCTGGCCGCGTCGTCCAGCAGCCTGCGCAAGGGCGAGAATCTCAAGGATTCGGCCCTGACCCTCCAGGCCATGCATCCGGACGCCCTGGTCCTGCGGCACCATCAAAGCGGGGCCAGCGAGTTTTTGGCTCGTCGGCTGTCCTGCTCGGTGATCAACGCCGGTGACGGCTGGCATGCCCATCCCACGCAAGCCCTGCTGGACGGGTTCACCCTGAGCGAGGTCTGGGGAGACGACATGGCCGGGAAGACCGTGCTCATCGTCGGCGACATCGCTCACAGTCGGGTGGCCCGGTCCGACGTGCTGCTGTTCACGGCCCTGGGGGCACGGGTCCGGATCTGCGCGCCGCGGACCCTGTTGCCCGCTGGAGTGAGGCAGTGGCCGGTGGAGGTGTTTTCAGACCTGACCGAGGCATGCAATGGCGTGGACGCGGTCGTCTGTCTGCGGTTGCAGTTGGAACGCCAAAAGGCCGGGCTTTTGCCCGACCTGCGGGAGTACGCCAGGACCTACGGCCTGGGAGCCCGACACCTGAGCAAAGCCAATCCAGGGGTGCTGGTGATGCATCCCGGGCCCATGAACCGGGGAGTGGAAATCGACGCGGCCCTGGCGGACGCGGAAAACAGCCTAATCCTGGATCAAGTCTCCGCCGGCGTGGCCACTCGCATGGCCCTGCTGTTTCTCTTTCTGACCCGCAAGGACGCTACGGACCAGGGCGACGCGCGGGGCGATCAGGTCGAATCCCCTCAACCTCAATCTCCGTCGCTTCAGGAGGACTAG
- a CDS encoding dihydroorotase, producing the protein MPGPDLIVRNVLWQDELVSLWIEQGVVQRLAPPDEPCSEGEQLHGGGALLLPGLIDAHVHLREPGFEYKEDIASGLEAAARGGFSAVLAMANTRPVNDSAAVTSFMRDRAAEAHPFGPRLHPVGALTKGLAGQELAPLAELAEAGCVAFSNDGLPVASPDLFRRAMEYASDLGLVVIDHCEDPVLAEGASMNEGRISGLLGLKGQPVVAESMQVARDILLAEYLDLPIHLAHISCRQSVELIRWAKARGVRVSAETCPHYLLWTEEMVQGYNTLAKVNPPLRTDDDVLALRQAVREGVIDILVTDHAPHADHEKEVPMDEAPNGISGLDTALSLSWKLVREGVLSPQDLCALWSARPGALFSLPVNRFQHGDPADFILFNPDLEWTVTPETLRSKGKNTPCLGQTLPGRVVAHGITGKILFHDVDAS; encoded by the coding sequence ATGCCCGGACCGGATCTCATCGTGCGCAACGTGCTCTGGCAGGACGAACTGGTCAGCCTGTGGATCGAGCAAGGCGTGGTGCAGCGCTTGGCCCCGCCGGACGAACCGTGCTCCGAGGGTGAACAGCTGCACGGAGGCGGAGCGCTGCTTTTGCCCGGGCTGATCGACGCCCATGTCCATCTGCGTGAGCCCGGGTTCGAATACAAGGAAGACATCGCTTCCGGCCTGGAGGCCGCTGCCCGTGGCGGGTTTTCCGCTGTGCTGGCCATGGCCAACACCAGGCCGGTCAACGACTCCGCCGCGGTGACCTCGTTCATGCGCGACAGGGCCGCCGAGGCCCATCCATTTGGACCACGCCTGCATCCCGTCGGGGCGTTGACCAAGGGCTTGGCCGGACAAGAACTGGCCCCGCTGGCGGAGCTGGCCGAGGCCGGATGCGTGGCCTTTTCCAACGACGGCCTGCCGGTGGCCAGTCCGGACCTGTTTCGTCGGGCCATGGAGTACGCTTCCGACCTGGGACTGGTGGTGATCGATCACTGCGAAGACCCGGTCCTGGCCGAGGGAGCGAGCATGAATGAAGGCCGGATCAGCGGTCTGCTGGGCCTCAAGGGGCAGCCGGTGGTGGCTGAGAGCATGCAGGTGGCCCGGGACATCCTGCTGGCCGAATACCTGGACCTGCCGATCCATCTGGCCCATATCAGTTGTCGGCAATCCGTGGAACTGATCCGGTGGGCCAAGGCCCGTGGAGTGCGGGTCAGCGCCGAGACCTGCCCGCATTACCTGCTCTGGACCGAGGAAATGGTCCAGGGATACAACACTCTGGCCAAGGTCAATCCTCCCCTGCGCACCGACGACGACGTGCTGGCCCTGCGCCAGGCCGTGAGGGAAGGGGTGATCGACATCCTGGTCACGGACCACGCGCCCCACGCGGACCACGAAAAGGAAGTCCCCATGGACGAGGCCCCCAACGGGATCAGCGGGCTGGATACGGCCTTGTCCCTGAGTTGGAAGCTTGTTCGCGAAGGCGTATTGTCGCCGCAAGACCTTTGCGCGCTGTGGTCCGCGCGACCCGGAGCGCTGTTTTCCCTGCCGGTGAACCGTTTTCAGCACGGCGATCCCGCGGACTTCATTCTCTTCAACCCGGACCTGGAATGGACGGTCACCCCGGAAACGCTGCGCTCCAAGGGCAAGAACACCCCATGTCTCGGGCAAACACTGCCGGGGAGGGTCGTGGCGCATGGGATTACCGGTAAAATTTTGTTTCATGACGTCGATGCATCGTAA
- a CDS encoding HD domain-containing protein, whose protein sequence is MAQPLKDAVGICKTIMRNGFDAYVINARLQEKILEGGSEREIDISTDADFEDLSKLFPLFEPGTTPDVTGTLKEGDVLIRVYPADVEDGSYPEECVARFTPGMIKALEKTEGGLPLQLACPYMPKAKELYDGFADIGAGEIRFQGIPDETLKQNYLRGVRALRFAANFQLPIEPNSWMTIVRAAKRILDYVSVSDIMDEWRKVEAENMWHFVKLLYESTILHGLIPEVAALSRVKQIKNPEEGEEVVLDHTIELMRRYPEELPYDWYGTMGCLFHDVGKLFTAEYVGGQWTFYQHHRVGAKVARKILNRLRFSPEEIDKICHLIRNHMRFHFMLTDKGIRRFTALDDYPRLIEIARADVKARNGAYKEFNHNMKMLERTEIPEEALEPLLNGHEIMDFAEINPGPAVGLIREALLQAQIAGEVTSVPEAVEFVRNYRQKEKLQ, encoded by the coding sequence ATGGCGCAACCACTGAAGGATGCCGTGGGCATCTGCAAGACCATCATGCGCAACGGGTTTGACGCTTACGTGATCAATGCCCGGTTGCAGGAAAAGATACTGGAAGGCGGGTCGGAACGAGAGATCGACATCAGCACGGACGCGGACTTCGAGGACCTGAGTAAGCTGTTCCCCCTTTTCGAACCCGGTACGACTCCGGACGTCACCGGAACCCTGAAGGAAGGCGACGTCCTGATCCGCGTCTATCCCGCGGATGTCGAGGACGGGTCCTACCCCGAGGAGTGCGTGGCCCGGTTCACTCCGGGGATGATCAAGGCCCTGGAAAAGACCGAGGGCGGCCTGCCGTTGCAATTGGCCTGCCCGTACATGCCCAAGGCCAAGGAGTTGTACGACGGCTTTGCGGACATCGGGGCCGGGGAGATCCGGTTCCAGGGCATCCCGGACGAGACCCTGAAACAGAATTATCTGCGCGGCGTGCGCGCCTTGCGCTTCGCGGCCAACTTTCAGCTGCCCATTGAGCCCAACTCCTGGATGACTATCGTCCGGGCCGCCAAGCGGATACTGGACTATGTCTCTGTTTCGGACATCATGGACGAGTGGCGAAAGGTGGAAGCGGAGAACATGTGGCACTTCGTGAAGCTGCTCTACGAAAGCACCATCCTGCACGGCTTGATTCCGGAAGTGGCGGCCCTGAGCCGGGTCAAGCAGATCAAGAACCCGGAGGAGGGCGAAGAGGTCGTTCTGGATCACACCATCGAGCTGATGCGCCGGTACCCGGAAGAGTTGCCTTACGACTGGTATGGAACCATGGGCTGCCTGTTCCACGATGTGGGTAAGCTGTTCACGGCGGAATACGTGGGTGGACAGTGGACGTTCTATCAGCACCATCGGGTGGGCGCGAAAGTGGCCCGCAAGATTCTCAACCGATTGCGCTTTTCTCCAGAGGAAATCGACAAGATCTGCCACCTGATCCGCAACCACATGCGGTTCCATTTCATGCTCACGGACAAGGGCATCCGTCGGTTCACGGCCCTGGACGACTACCCGCGGTTGATTGAAATCGCCAGGGCGGATGTCAAGGCTCGCAACGGCGCGTACAAGGAATTCAATCACAACATGAAAATGTTGGAGCGAACGGAGATTCCGGAAGAAGCCCTTGAACCCCTGCTCAATGGCCACGAAATCATGGACTTCGCCGAAATCAACCCCGGCCCGGCCGTGGGCCTGATCCGCGAAGCCCTGCTCCAGGCCCAGATCGCCGGAGAGGTTACGTCGGTTCCGGAAGCCGTGGAGTTCGTGCGCAATTACCGGCAAAAGGAAAAGTTGCAGTGA
- the rlmN gene encoding 23S rRNA (adenine(2503)-C(2))-methyltransferase RlmN produces the protein MKPNLLDFTYPELERFCSELGEAPFRARQVWQWLWQKRERDFGRMTNISKELRERLGREVDVVWPEAVQVQTSRDGTTKFLLALGDGQRIETVLIPEKDHFTLCLSTQVGCALGCTFCATGRMGLVRNLTMAEILGQILVAREHVAGLAAGQAQGQTQDLALRNLVFMGMGEPLLNWENLRRALVALHHPLGLAFSKRRVTVSTVGVPGRLAELGALDVASLAVSLHAPTQELRARIMPKAARFPLDDLIAELAAYPLQPRQKITIEYVLLGGLNDDLSHARELVRLLNKVKAKVNLISFHPSPELPYAAPDMNRVLAFENLLKSKGLPATLRKSKGQDISAACGQLRAEMAALE, from the coding sequence TTGAAACCCAATCTTCTCGACTTCACGTACCCTGAACTTGAACGGTTTTGTTCCGAGTTGGGGGAGGCTCCGTTTCGGGCGCGGCAGGTATGGCAGTGGCTGTGGCAGAAGCGGGAGCGGGATTTTGGTCGGATGACAAATATCTCCAAGGAATTGCGTGAGCGGCTTGGTCGGGAGGTGGACGTTGTTTGGCCGGAGGCGGTTCAGGTTCAAACCAGCCGGGACGGGACGACCAAGTTTTTGTTGGCCTTGGGGGATGGGCAGCGTATTGAAACCGTCCTGATCCCGGAGAAGGATCACTTCACGCTGTGTCTCTCCACCCAGGTCGGTTGCGCATTGGGCTGTACCTTTTGCGCCACTGGTCGGATGGGATTGGTCCGCAATCTGACCATGGCGGAGATCCTGGGCCAGATTCTCGTGGCCCGGGAGCATGTCGCCGGGCTGGCTGCGGGACAGGCCCAGGGACAGACCCAGGATTTGGCACTGCGTAATCTGGTGTTCATGGGCATGGGCGAGCCGTTGCTGAACTGGGAGAATCTGCGTCGCGCCCTGGTTGCATTGCATCATCCCCTGGGACTAGCTTTTTCCAAGCGGCGGGTCACCGTGTCCACGGTGGGGGTGCCGGGCAGGCTCGCGGAACTTGGAGCCTTGGATGTGGCCTCCCTGGCCGTGTCCCTGCATGCTCCGACCCAGGAGCTGCGGGCCAGGATTATGCCCAAGGCAGCCCGGTTCCCCCTGGACGACCTGATTGCCGAGCTTGCGGCTTATCCGCTGCAGCCCCGGCAAAAAATCACCATCGAGTACGTTCTGCTGGGAGGATTGAACGACGACCTGAGTCATGCCCGGGAACTGGTCCGGCTGCTGAACAAGGTCAAGGCCAAGGTCAACCTGATTTCTTTTCACCCCTCCCCGGAACTGCCTTACGCCGCCCCGGACATGAACCGTGTCCTGGCCTTCGAAAACCTCCTCAAATCCAAAGGTCTGCCCGCAACCTTGCGTAAAAGCAAGGGGCAAGATATTTCTGCCGCGTGTGGCCAGTTGCGGGCGGAGATGGCCGCTTTGGAATGA
- the hisI gene encoding phosphoribosyl-AMP cyclohydrolase gives MKPDFAKCDGLVPTIVQDVASLEVLMLAYMNEEAWDQTLATGEAHFYSRSRKKLWHKGGTSGHVQKVRSVRIDCDADTVLLVVEQVGGAACHEGYRTCFYRAKEEGAWATCAPLIFDPKEVYK, from the coding sequence GTGAAACCTGATTTTGCGAAGTGCGACGGGCTTGTGCCGACCATCGTCCAGGACGTCGCGAGTCTGGAAGTTCTGATGTTGGCGTACATGAACGAGGAGGCCTGGGACCAAACCCTGGCCACCGGCGAGGCCCATTTTTACAGTCGGTCCCGAAAGAAGTTGTGGCACAAGGGCGGGACGTCCGGGCACGTGCAGAAGGTCCGTTCCGTTCGGATCGACTGCGACGCGGACACGGTCCTGCTTGTGGTGGAGCAGGTGGGAGGGGCGGCCTGTCACGAGGGCTATCGGACCTGCTTTTACCGGGCCAAGGAAGAAGGCGCGTGGGCAACCTGCGCGCCGCTGATTTTCGATCCCAAGGAGGTTTATAAATAA
- the hisG gene encoding ATP phosphoribosyltransferase, whose amino-acid sequence MTTPNDQLKLGIPKGSLQDATISLFARSGWKIHLHSRNYFPEINDPAINCSICRAQEMARYVEAGTLDAGLTGKDWVMEYESDVHVVSDLVYSKVSSRPARWILAVAGDSPYRRPEDLAGKKISTELVNFTKRYFQAAGIPVEVEFSWGATEAKVVEGLADAIVEVTETGSTIKAHGLRIIAEMMQTNTQLIANKAAWANPVKRAKIEQIDMLLKGALRAEKLVGLKMNVPQARVDDIMSVLPSLTSPTVAHLLNSDWLSVEIVVEENVVRDLIPDLVQRGAEGIVEYSLNKVI is encoded by the coding sequence ATGACGACACCCAACGACCAACTCAAGCTGGGCATTCCCAAAGGCTCCCTGCAGGACGCCACCATCAGTCTGTTCGCCCGATCCGGGTGGAAAATTCATCTGCATTCTCGGAACTACTTTCCGGAGATCAATGATCCGGCCATCAATTGCAGCATCTGCCGGGCTCAAGAAATGGCCCGCTACGTGGAGGCCGGAACCCTGGACGCCGGTTTGACCGGCAAGGACTGGGTCATGGAATACGAGTCCGACGTGCATGTGGTTTCGGACCTGGTTTACTCCAAGGTCAGCTCCCGTCCCGCGCGCTGGATCCTGGCCGTGGCCGGAGATTCGCCCTATCGCCGACCCGAGGACCTGGCCGGGAAGAAGATTTCCACGGAACTGGTGAATTTCACCAAGCGCTACTTTCAGGCCGCCGGCATCCCGGTGGAAGTGGAATTCTCCTGGGGAGCCACCGAGGCCAAGGTCGTCGAGGGCTTGGCGGATGCCATCGTGGAGGTCACCGAGACCGGCTCGACCATCAAGGCCCACGGGCTGCGAATCATCGCAGAAATGATGCAGACCAACACCCAGCTCATCGCCAACAAGGCCGCCTGGGCCAATCCGGTCAAACGGGCCAAGATCGAACAGATCGACATGCTGCTCAAGGGCGCGCTCCGGGCCGAGAAGCTGGTGGGCCTGAAGATGAACGTGCCCCAGGCCCGGGTGGACGACATCATGTCCGTGCTGCCCAGTTTGACCTCGCCCACGGTGGCCCATTTGCTGAACAGCGACTGGCTGTCCGTGGAAATCGTGGTCGAGGAGAACGTGGTTCGCGACCTGATCCCGGACTTGGTCCAGCGGGGCGCGGAAGGGATTGTCGAGTATTCCTTGAACAAGGTGATTTAG
- a CDS encoding SPOR domain-containing protein: MSLLLLGCAGKMASGPSGNEELGGLSSREVQVRLDLADAYLRNDEPRMSLRELLRIQRAASGSPRFQFTLGYTQFVLENWPAAVEALERTVALDPGHAEGWNNLGLAHLAQDDFSAAELAFHRALEIPTYQTPEIAALNLALLHLEQGDPVAARRYADRAMELNWRFGRAYLLAAEVEVGRGNLDAAVDLLRRGVEADTANVRMVLTLAEYLLLAGRDQDAEKWLLLVIEAAPDGPDAKTAEGYLRSLGRVADHGFEEGGGQEGGGAEKSDPAMELTTSRASPAPTPASPSTIPPETLADSMYIVQVGGFLDPRKAEALRDGYAAKGYPAGTVEVTHSDRQWVLVYIDAFPDLKAAQHRAREFLSRESVDAVVTRVGMGRYLPLDSP; the protein is encoded by the coding sequence TTGAGCTTGTTGCTCCTGGGCTGCGCGGGAAAGATGGCTTCAGGGCCTTCCGGGAATGAAGAGCTTGGCGGGCTCAGTTCCCGCGAAGTCCAGGTTCGCTTGGACCTGGCCGACGCCTATCTGCGCAACGACGAACCGCGAATGAGCCTGAGGGAGTTGCTGCGGATTCAGCGGGCTGCCTCGGGTTCTCCCCGATTCCAGTTCACCCTGGGCTATACCCAGTTCGTGCTGGAGAACTGGCCAGCTGCGGTGGAGGCCCTGGAGCGGACCGTAGCCCTGGACCCCGGCCATGCCGAGGGCTGGAACAACCTGGGCTTGGCGCATCTTGCCCAGGATGACTTCTCCGCGGCGGAGTTAGCCTTTCATCGCGCGCTGGAAATACCCACCTACCAGACTCCGGAAATCGCGGCCCTGAATTTGGCCTTGTTGCACTTGGAACAAGGTGATCCGGTCGCGGCTAGGCGGTACGCGGATAGAGCCATGGAACTGAACTGGCGCTTTGGTCGAGCCTATCTTTTGGCTGCGGAGGTCGAGGTGGGGCGCGGAAATCTGGACGCAGCCGTCGATCTTCTACGGCGGGGTGTTGAAGCGGATACGGCCAATGTCCGGATGGTCCTGACCCTGGCCGAATATTTGCTGCTTGCCGGTCGCGATCAGGACGCCGAAAAATGGCTGCTACTGGTTATCGAGGCCGCCCCGGACGGTCCGGATGCGAAAACGGCCGAAGGCTACTTGCGGTCCCTGGGAAGGGTGGCTGATCACGGATTTGAGGAAGGCGGCGGCCAAGAAGGAGGAGGCGCGGAGAAATCCGACCCGGCGATGGAATTGACGACTTCTCGGGCGTCTCCAGCGCCCACCCCAGCCTCGCCTTCGACCATCCCACCGGAAACACTCGCGGACTCGATGTATATTGTTCAGGTTGGCGGGTTTCTCGACCCACGCAAGGCTGAAGCGTTGCGCGACGGCTATGCGGCGAAGGGATACCCGGCCGGAACCGTCGAAGTGACGCACTCGGATCGCCAATGGGTTTTGGTGTACATTGACGCATTTCCCGACCTGAAAGCGGCGCAACACCGGGCTCGGGAGTTTCTGAGCCGCGAAAGCGTCGACGCCGTAGTAACCCGCGTCGGCATGGGGCGGTATCTGCCGCTGGACTCGCCTTGA
- the treS gene encoding maltose alpha-D-glucosyltransferase, protein MPQIKQAKLVDDPLWYKDAIIYEVHIKAFFDSNSDGIGDLPGLTQKLDYLADLGITAIWLLPFYPSPLRDDGYDIADYFSVHPQYGTIKDFKVFLREAHKRGLRVITELVLNHTSDQHPWFQRARNSPPGSSWRNFYVWSETPDKYQDARIIFKDFETSNWSWDPVAKSYYWHRFYSHQPDLNFDNPQVGKALFRVIDYWLKMGVDGMRLDAVPYLFEREGTNCENLPETHQYLKDLRAHIDAKYPNRMLLAEANQWPEDACAYFGDGDSCQMAFHFPLMPRLFMALHMEESHPIIDIFEQTPDIPDNCQWAFFLRNHDELTLEMVTDEERDYMYRMYARDPRARINLGIRRRLAPLLENDRKKINLLNAILFAMPGSVVLYYGDELGMGDNYYLGDRDGVRTPMQWSSDRNAGFSRANPQRLYLPVVIDPEYHFEAINVETQAQNQASLLWWNKRFISMYKRFRAFGRGDMEFLRPENPKILAFLRRHEDEHLLVVANLSRHCQSVDLDLGAYTDWIPEEVFSRNRFRPVGEGGYTLTLGSYGYYFFQMIRAEQPGLGGEVRDLPQLTIRSVEQDIWSGEVGERLEKDILPRFLPKRRWFRGKARTIQQVTIDDILEFNHSDQVSLILLLTVDYVEGAEERYVLPLTMAWGEDAREVAAEETAHLLSRTIRTTRQGEEQGVLFEAVYAPDFGKRLIKFLSKRQHLRGRQGELHAWPGRDLRQRDVLRLEPQLSRSEQSNSSLVYGSELILKIYRRLEQGPQPELELCRFLTERTSFRNIPLYAGALTYHHNGHEDSVLGVLQQFVPSHGDAWKYSQDALERYVEAVLSLGAESSAPECPCGYWEAAHGSTPEAVTDLIGPYLEMTALLGRRSAELHIALASRFDDPAFAPEPFSYLYQRSVFQSLQNQLKTVFGLLRKNLKRLDEEQGVLAREVLETEKAILERFRTIHRHKIQASKIRIHGDYHLAQALYTGKDFVIIDFEGEPARALSERRLKRSSLRDVAGMLRSFDYLAQMVLRDQIAVRKTDAAVLEPWIDAWSSAVSGVFLKSYLELARGHIFLPNKDEEIKSLLEIFVLDKAVYELGYELNNRLDWVDLPLKGLKNLMEVPT, encoded by the coding sequence ATGCCCCAAATCAAGCAGGCCAAACTAGTCGACGATCCTCTATGGTATAAGGACGCCATTATCTACGAAGTCCACATCAAGGCGTTTTTCGACAGCAACTCGGACGGAATCGGGGACTTGCCGGGATTGACCCAGAAACTGGACTATCTGGCTGATTTGGGGATCACGGCCATCTGGCTGCTGCCCTTCTACCCCTCTCCGTTGCGCGATGACGGCTACGACATCGCCGACTATTTCAGCGTTCATCCCCAGTACGGGACCATCAAGGATTTCAAGGTCTTTCTGCGCGAGGCGCACAAGCGCGGCCTGCGGGTGATCACCGAGTTGGTGCTCAACCACACTTCGGATCAGCACCCCTGGTTCCAGCGGGCACGCAATTCTCCACCCGGCTCCTCTTGGCGCAATTTCTACGTCTGGAGCGAAACGCCGGACAAGTACCAGGACGCCCGGATTATCTTCAAGGATTTCGAGACGTCCAACTGGTCCTGGGACCCGGTGGCTAAATCCTACTACTGGCACCGCTTCTACTCCCATCAGCCGGACTTGAATTTCGACAACCCTCAGGTGGGCAAGGCCCTGTTCCGGGTGATCGATTACTGGCTGAAGATGGGCGTGGACGGGATGCGACTGGACGCCGTGCCCTATCTGTTCGAGCGCGAGGGAACCAACTGCGAGAATTTGCCTGAAACGCATCAGTATTTGAAGGACCTGCGGGCGCACATCGACGCCAAGTACCCGAACCGGATGCTCCTGGCCGAGGCCAATCAGTGGCCCGAGGACGCTTGCGCCTATTTCGGTGACGGCGATTCCTGTCAGATGGCCTTTCACTTCCCTTTGATGCCCCGGCTGTTCATGGCCCTGCACATGGAGGAGTCCCATCCGATCATCGATATTTTCGAGCAGACCCCGGACATCCCGGACAATTGCCAGTGGGCTTTTTTCCTGCGCAATCACGACGAGTTGACCCTGGAAATGGTTACTGATGAGGAGCGGGACTACATGTACCGGATGTATGCCCGTGACCCCAGGGCGCGGATCAACCTGGGCATCCGCCGCAGACTGGCGCCGTTGCTGGAGAACGACCGCAAGAAGATCAATCTGCTCAACGCTATTCTTTTCGCCATGCCCGGTTCCGTCGTGCTCTATTACGGAGATGAGTTGGGCATGGGCGACAACTACTACCTGGGGGATCGGGACGGGGTGCGTACGCCCATGCAGTGGAGTTCGGACCGCAACGCCGGCTTTTCCCGGGCCAATCCCCAGCGTCTCTATCTGCCTGTGGTCATTGACCCGGAGTACCATTTCGAGGCCATCAACGTGGAGACCCAGGCCCAGAACCAAGCCTCGCTGTTGTGGTGGAACAAGCGGTTCATCTCCATGTACAAGCGGTTCCGGGCCTTCGGGCGGGGGGACATGGAGTTTCTGCGTCCGGAGAATCCCAAAATTCTGGCTTTTTTACGCCGCCATGAGGACGAACATCTCCTGGTCGTGGCCAACCTTTCCCGGCACTGTCAATCCGTGGATCTGGACCTGGGGGCCTATACGGACTGGATTCCCGAGGAGGTCTTCAGCCGCAACCGCTTTCGTCCGGTCGGAGAGGGCGGCTATACGCTGACGCTGGGATCCTACGGCTACTACTTCTTTCAGATGATCCGGGCCGAGCAGCCCGGGCTGGGCGGAGAGGTCCGGGATCTGCCCCAGCTGACTATCCGCTCCGTGGAACAGGACATCTGGAGCGGCGAGGTGGGCGAGCGACTGGAAAAGGATATCTTGCCCAGGTTTTTGCCCAAGCGCCGTTGGTTCCGAGGCAAGGCGCGCACGATCCAGCAGGTCACCATCGACGATATTCTGGAGTTCAACCATTCGGATCAGGTGTCCCTGATTCTGCTCCTGACCGTGGACTACGTGGAAGGGGCGGAAGAGCGGTACGTGCTGCCCCTGACCATGGCCTGGGGGGAAGACGCTCGGGAGGTCGCTGCCGAAGAGACGGCCCATCTGCTCAGCCGGACCATCAGGACAACCCGCCAGGGAGAGGAGCAGGGCGTGCTGTTCGAGGCTGTGTACGCCCCGGATTTCGGCAAGCGACTGATCAAGTTTCTGAGCAAACGTCAGCACCTTCGAGGCCGCCAGGGAGAGCTGCATGCCTGGCCTGGTCGGGATTTACGCCAGCGCGACGTTTTGCGTTTGGAACCGCAACTGTCTCGATCCGAACAGAGCAATTCCTCTCTGGTTTACGGTTCCGAGCTGATCCTCAAGATTTACCGTCGGCTGGAGCAAGGGCCGCAGCCGGAGTTGGAGTTGTGCCGGTTTCTCACGGAACGGACATCGTTCCGGAATATTCCACTGTATGCCGGGGCATTGACGTATCATCATAACGGGCACGAGGATTCCGTTTTGGGCGTGCTCCAGCAGTTCGTTCCCAGCCATGGGGACGCCTGGAAGTACAGTCAGGACGCTCTGGAACGGTACGTGGAGGCGGTATTGTCCCTGGGGGCCGAGTCCTCGGCCCCGGAGTGCCCGTGCGGGTACTGGGAGGCGGCCCATGGCAGCACTCCGGAGGCGGTGACCGATTTAATCGGTCCCTATCTGGAAATGACCGCCCTGCTGGGGCGGCGAAGCGCGGAGTTGCACATCGCCCTGGCCTCGCGATTCGACGATCCGGCCTTTGCCCCGGAACCGTTTTCCTATCTGTATCAACGCTCGGTGTTTCAGAGTCTGCAGAATCAGCTGAAAACGGTCTTTGGCTTGCTGCGTAAAAACTTGAAGCGGCTTGATGAAGAGCAGGGCGTTTTGGCTCGTGAGGTTCTGGAAACGGAGAAGGCCATCCTGGAGCGGTTCAGGACCATTCACCGGCATAAGATCCAAGCCTCAAAAATCCGGATTCACGGGGACTACCACCTGGCTCAAGCCCTGTACACCGGCAAGGACTTCGTGATCATCGATTTCGAGGGCGAACCGGCCCGGGCTTTGAGCGAACGTCGGCTGAAGCGTTCGTCCCTGCGGGACGTGGCCGGGATGTTACGCTCGTTCGATTATCTGGCCCAGATGGTCCTGCGCGACCAGATAGCCGTGCGCAAGACCGACGCGGCCGTGCTCGAGCCGTGGATTGACGCTTGGTCTTCGGCGGTTTCCGGGGTGTTCCTGAAGAGCTACCTGGAACTGGCCCGCGGACACATTTTCCTGCCGAACAAGGATGAGGAGATCAAAAGCCTGCTGGAAATCTTCGTCCTGGACAAGGCGGTCTACGAATTGGGCTACGAATTGAACAATCGCCTGGATTGGGTGGATCTCCCGCTCAAGGGCTTGAAAAACCTCATGGAGGTGCCAACGTGA